One Desulfuromonas acetoxidans DSM 684 genomic region harbors:
- a CDS encoding response regulator, translating into MATILIADDDNMTRNLLELNRQDKEHQVTGVSNGEKALKKLQTEIYCHGSTGPSGDPLMPVLSPTTGTSISQSAGQCGTSHGGSGADHHLHRVGCPHYLC; encoded by the coding sequence ATGGCAACCATCTTGATTGCCGATGATGACAACATGACCCGCAACCTGCTGGAACTGAATCGGCAGGACAAAGAACATCAAGTTACGGGTGTCTCCAACGGTGAAAAAGCGCTGAAAAAACTGCAGACAGAAATATACTGTCACGGTTCAACTGGACCTTCAGGAGATCCCCTCATGCCAGTGCTTTCCCCTACAACTGGGACAAGTATTTCTCAATCTGCTGGTCAATGCGGTACAAGCCATGGAGGCTCAGGGGCGGATCACCATCTGCACCGGGTCGGATGCCCACACTATTTGTGTTGA